The genomic segment GCCGATCCATCACCTGACACATTTCAGGTGTGAAATCCAGACTCTGACCCTCTAATGAGCCCCACGATGCCCCAAGACAAAGGGCTCGTCTACTTTCTTAAATGAGCTCAGCTCAGTGGCTGTTAGCAGGGCACCCCTGTCCTGAGCGAGGCTGGCCCACCTGCAAGCCCAAGGCCCCTGTTAATCAGACAAAGGATGTGCaagcaaataaaacattttaattaaggcTTCATCGGCAAGCCAGATGGGCCAACCATGGTCTAATCCAAAGAACCTTGTATCCTCACCCTTGTAGCCTCTGTTCTAAGACATCCAAGCACGTGTCCTCAGGGGCCCAGAGGCACCTCCTCCCGGTTAGCTCAGGCACTGGAGGATCCCTTCTCTCCCAGTTTCTTCTTGTTTGCCTTCGTCTTTTCAATCGTGGTCTCCACAATGACAGCAGTCTCTTCGTACGTCTGGATGCTCTCAGTGGAAAACTTCTCtatggattccatcacctccaccttcTCGTAGGCCAGCTTCCTGGGAGGGCTTCTCGCCGGCCGGCTGCTGCTCTGAGCCCCATGCCCTTCGGGCCCACCCAGAGTGACCTGAGGCCCTTGAGACCGGGGTGTAGACGGCCCCTCTGGACCAGGTGCCACCATGGGACAGGGCCCTctggccccctcctcctccttctggccATCCTGTTTCTCCtggaggccctttagttctttggCGTTTTTCTCATCCCCTTTGTCTGCAGGGTGCGGGGTGGGAGGGCGTCCGTCTTCTTTCCCTTCAGGGGTCCCCCCTTCCTCCTTCAGACCTTCTTCTTTTCCCTTAGGGGGCTCTCCTTCATCCTTCAGACCGTCTTCTTTCCCCTCAGGGGGCCCCCCTTCATCCTTCAGACCGTCTTCTTTCCCCTCAGGGGGCCCCCCTTCATCCTTCAGACCGTCTTCTTTCCCCTCAGGGGGCCCCCCTTCATCCTTCAGACCATCTTCTTTCCCCTGGGGAGGCCCCTGTCCGTCCTCCAGAGGGGGCTCAGGCTGCTGGGGAGAGGGTTCCACGCCGCTGTCAGGACGCACAGAGTCTTCCCCCTTAGAAACCACCACGCCCCCTTTGGCTGGGACAGAGAAGACACAGAAGCCAGGATCTATGAAACTGGCATCTCCAGAGACCATCACGTACCGCCCTTTGGTGTACAGGTCAGCAGGGGGCTCGGGTTCTCTGGGGCCTTTCACCTTCTCCTTGATCATCTTGCCTAGCTTCTCAAAGGCTTTGCTTATCTTGCCTCCATCTGGGACATCCTCCGGAGCCCCTTCCTGGGTTGGGGGACTTGCTTCTTCATCCCCCGGTTCAAGCTTAGACTCGCCCTCTTCTTTGAGTACGTCCTGCCCCAGCTCCATGTCCCCTGGACCTCTCAGCGGTGTCTCTTCCAGAATTTCATCTGCTCTGTCTTTCGCCACCATCTCCTTTTTCCTCGGAAGGTTCTTGGGGAGGCCTTTGAGTCTTGGTTTCGCTGCAGTTATATCCTGCACAGCCCTGGTGAgatctttgaaaaaagaaaaaggaggtggGTGCAATGAGTCAAGGCcaatgaaagaggaagaaaaagtatttgttgaaaaataCATGCCTAGCACTGGGGTGGGGTTTACTGGTTGGCTGGTTGGCAACAGGGTAGAATCTCTGGGTCCTAAGCATTCATGGCCCACACTGAGGACCCAGCCCTGCCggctgctgtgtgactttgggatgAGTCACTTGGCCCCTCCGGGCTTGCAGAGCAGAGGGGAGGCCCCCACAGTTCCCTTCACACTGTGTACAACTTACTGAGATCCATGTTTCTCCTGCAATAACACTCTGTgggagcagggcctctgccccaccCCAGTACCCTCACCTCGAGGTCACAGGGGACACTTGGATCCAGACCAGACCAGGAAATCCAGTCCAGAGAGTCACTGTCACCTCAGGCTTCCCCAAAGGAGCAACTCAGAGTCACCCCGCCTTCCTCTGATGGGTTTGGAATAGCCTCCAGGCACACCCTTGTCCCCCCTGCACCCCAAGCCAGATAAACACCGCCACTCCTTGCTCACCATCCCCTTCCTCCTGTGCAACAAGAGGAAGCAATGCTCTTAAACCCAGAATGGGAATCCCCTGGGTCAGAGGCCACATTCACTGCTTCAGACCAGCCAAGAGGAGAAACTTAAAGTTTCAGAAAGGACAAAGTTTCACCATGTCTCATCCAAAAGGCGGGCTTTTagttccaggtggcactagtggtaaaaaacaaaaacaaaaacaaaaaaacccgtctgccagtgcaggagacataagagacatgagttcaatccctcggtcagaagattcccctggaggagggcagggcaacccgctccagtaatcttgcctggagaatcccatgaacagaggaggctggcaggctacagtccatgttgtcacaaaagagtcggacacgtctgaagtgacttagcacacacacacacacacatccaaaaAGCTTTCGAGATTTACTAACAGAgtgattttttaactttttcacccCAAAGTCTTCTCCAGACACCCTCCTCCCTTTGTTAACCAGAGGACTTGGGTTCACAGAGCCAGGGCATCCCATAGGGGTGACCCTCAATGACAGAGTAGAGTGAGCAGGCATGGCAGGTGCAGGCCATGAAGCCATGGGGGAGGGACGCAAGGGGAACATGTCAAAGCAGGTGGCCAGGAGCAGGTATGCAGAAGGGGGTGCTTGCAGGACCAGCTGCTGAATTTCAGGGCCTGCTGTtcaaaactgtgaagaatttccAGATTGCAACAGCAAAGCATCAAACCCAGCACCCTGTGCACAGCTACGGGCCCCTGAGGCCAGCCTGGGTGTCTGGGGACCCGTGCCCCTTCTCCCATCTCCACAAAGCCCTATGGGCTTTCTGAGACCCTGGGATTTGACAGCACTGTAAGCCAGGCTTTCCTTCCTCCAGGCACCGTACTGTTCGGTCCTGACTGGGGCGACTGAGCCATGAGTGGACATCTCACAAGTGTAGGAAACCATCCCCAAAGGACCAAGTGTTGAAGGCAGAAGCTCCACTGCCCACCAAGCTCTTCCTGCTCAGTTTTGAATGGAAGAGAAAACGAACAAAAGTTGAGCATCTACTCTGCTCCTGATGCTAGATTAAGCACCTTTGCTTAAAAGAGTTCATttcactgggggagggggagggtggatAGATACATTTTATTATCTACTTCTTGCCAAAGTAAATGTTAATTGCAATTTTCTCCCCAATTAAATGCCTCGTGCTCATGGATGGTGACCTCTCGCATGGCCTGACTTTCTCCTTGTAAACTTTTAGACTCAGTCACTCAGCACCAGTGGGAGGACATCA from the Dama dama isolate Ldn47 chromosome 23, ASM3311817v1, whole genome shotgun sequence genome contains:
- the BFSP1 gene encoding filensin isoform X2, whose product is MLERLNKEADEALLRNLRLQIEAQFLQDDISAAKDRYKKNLLEIQTYVTILQQIIQTTPQAAAITSGMREEKLLTEREAAALQCQLEDGREMLCLLQAQRTELQAQTAALEQAIRDAHECYDDEIQLYNEQIDTLRKEIEEAERSLERSSYDCRQLVVAQQTLRNELDRYHRIIENEGNRLSSAFIETPITLYTASHGASLSPRHGGKDLTRAVQDITAAKPRLKGLPKNLPRKKEMVAKDRADEILEETPLRGPGDMELGQDVLKEEGESKLEPGDEEASPPTQEGAPEDVPDGGKISKAFEKLGKMIKEKVKGPREPEPPADLYTKGRYVMVSGDASFIDPGFCVFSVPAKGGVVVSKGEDSVRPDSGVEPSPQQPEPPLEDGQGPPQGKEDGLKDEGGPPEGKEDGLKDEGGPPEGKEDGLKDEGGPPEGKEDGLKDEGEPPKGKEEGLKEEGGTPEGKEDGRPPTPHPADKGDEKNAKELKGLQEKQDGQKEEEGARGPCPMVAPGPEGPSTPRSQGPQVTLGGPEGHGAQSSSRPARSPPRKLAYEKVEVMESIEKFSTESIQTYEETAVIVETTIEKTKANKKKLGEKGSSSA
- the BFSP1 gene encoding filensin isoform X1 produces the protein MFRRSYVFQTRKEQYERAEEAPRAAEPDRLAEARAAAPNLAALQGLGERVAAHVQRARALEQRHAVLRRQLDAFQRLDELAGPEDALARHVEGNRQRARDLAAERTRLERQGAEAQRALDEFRSKYENECECQLLLKEMLERLNKEADEALLRNLRLQIEAQFLQDDISAAKDRYKKNLLEIQTYVTILQQIIQTTPQAAAITSGMREEKLLTEREAAALQCQLEDGREMLCLLQAQRTELQAQTAALEQAIRDAHECYDDEIQLYNEQIDTLRKEIEEAERSLERSSYDCRQLVVAQQTLRNELDRYHRIIENEGNRLSSAFIETPITLYTASHGASLSPRHGGKDLTRAVQDITAAKPRLKGLPKNLPRKKEMVAKDRADEILEETPLRGPGDMELGQDVLKEEGESKLEPGDEEASPPTQEGAPEDVPDGGKISKAFEKLGKMIKEKVKGPREPEPPADLYTKGRYVMVSGDASFIDPGFCVFSVPAKGGVVVSKGEDSVRPDSGVEPSPQQPEPPLEDGQGPPQGKEDGLKDEGGPPEGKEDGLKDEGGPPEGKEDGLKDEGGPPEGKEDGLKDEGEPPKGKEEGLKEEGGTPEGKEDGRPPTPHPADKGDEKNAKELKGLQEKQDGQKEEEGARGPCPMVAPGPEGPSTPRSQGPQVTLGGPEGHGAQSSSRPARSPPRKLAYEKVEVMESIEKFSTESIQTYEETAVIVETTIEKTKANKKKLGEKGSSSA